TCATCTCCGACACTCACGATCCCCCCTTGCTAACTTATAAGCATGACAGCCTTTGACACATCGGTTTTTTCAAAGGCCGTTCAGCCAGTACGTTTAATTCAAATGCGCCCTGCCGTTTGGTATTTTTCACCATAACCCGCTAGGCTTTATCTCCTGTACGGGTAGGCTTTATGTCTACCCTCCCACCTAACAAGCTCAAAGCTTAAATCCGTTCTCCAACACTTCTCTTCCTCAGTGTGGGTATTCCCTCTGTTTAGGCCTTCTCCTGTTTTCCTATGATTTTCACACTTCCTCGAGTGCCATCTACCTCAATTAGATCACCGTTCTTAATAGTTTCCACAGCATCGTTTATCCCACTCACACATGGAATTCCATATTCCCTTGCTATGATTGCTCCATGTTGAAGCGGACCTCCGATTTCTAAAACAATCGCTGATGCATTGATAAAAACAGGTGTCCAAGACGGTTCAGTTGATCTGGTGACAAGTATCTCACCTTTGTGAATGGATTTTTCATATGGATCCAGCAGTACATTCGCTACACCTCTCACTACCCCTGGAGAAATTGGATCACCTATCAGCTCGCCTTCTTCACTTTTTCGAACATACCTGAATATCTTCCCTCGGCTATCGACTACCGATGGCCAAGCTTCTAAGTCATTTACTTCTTTTCTAGTTTCCATGTTCTTTTCAATGAGCGCTTGTAGGTCCAACTCTCTATCCCTCTCGGCCTTGGAAAGTTGACTTATCGTTAAATCAAAAATACGCTCATTTTCCTTTAACCTTCCCTCTTTTTTAAATCGCTCTTCCAAAACCAATGCACGTTTGCGAAACATGTCTGTTATAACAACATAAATATATTTGGGTAGTTCACGATAACCCATAACCTCATGATATTTTTTCTCGTATTTTATGAACTTTTTTTCAAATCCGTTCTCTTGCGCGATCAACAACAACTTTTGATACGCTTCCAACCGTCTATCCTTTACTGATACTACCGCATTGTCTCCAATATCAATTTGTTTCAGCTGTTCGAATAAGACCTCTGGTCGCTCATAGTATCGTGATGCGGCAATATCAATTTCCTTATAACACCTGCATCCAAATTTCCTCACATAATTCTCGAAGTCATCATAAAATCCTTTAGAATAGTTATTCGCATTAAACAATTTAAGGAACTCGTCTTTAGTTTTTGTCCTTTGAATACCATCATACGAAGCAAGTTTGATCATTGACTTACCCATTTCGCCAGTTGGATTGCCGGGTAAATCCATGTTTAGCAAAATAGTTGAATCATCTACCTCCATGCCTCTAAATAGTTTATCGATTTTCTTAGGTAAAAAAATGACAGAGATCATGATGGCATAGGCATACTTGACCATTTCCCCATAAGCGCTCATTCCTTCATCAACGAGTGCGTCAAATGTTTTCTCCTCGTTCAAATGCAGCTTGCAGTATTCAAAAATTTCATCTGATTTTTCTTTATATTTTTTCAGTACTCCCTCTTGAGTAATCAAACCATACAGTATCATCGGGAAGGCTCTCAACATTGTTTTCAAGCTATCAGTAAGCATTTTTTTCATTTTTTTTGTTCTAATTTCAGGTAAGTACTCATCTTTAAAATCAATGCTTTCGACAATTCTTCTTGTTGGCAGATCATAATTACCCATCGTTCCCATTGTGCTCTTGATGCCTAGTGCCTTAACCATATTGGATACGTTCAAATACTGTCTGCCATGGAGATTGACCAGGATACCACCTTCGCCATCGGTGAATGACATTGAGCGTTCCATCAACTGTTTCCATATGTCCAGACCAAGTACAGACAGCGAGGTGGAAAACCCTTGTGTAAGAACAATCAAATCTAAATACAGGTACTTCTTCTCTCCCGGTTCTGTGAGCATTTCATTGAAAAGCTTAAAATAACCCGTTATTGGTCGTGCCTGCAGCAAATACAACTTTTCCCCACTAATTGCCCATTCTATATCCATTGGTTTTCCATAAAACTTTTCACAGTTAACTGCAAGTTCAGCTACCATGAATATTTGCTCATCGGTCAGTGCTTGCACATTCTTTTTTGTACTCTCAACTTCCCTTGTTCCTCCATCTTTGTCTAAGCGGAGCATACGTGATTTATCATTAACGGCCTTTTCAGCGATACTATTTTTACCTTTATCAATGATGTATATGTCAGGTGTAACTCTTCCGGATACTATTGTCTCCCCGAGGCCAAAGCTTGCATTAATCACGATTTCATCATAGGAATTGTTTTGTGGATTAATAGAAAAAGCTATACCACTGATTTCAGAATCAATCTGCACCTGAATGATGATCGCGATTCTCGGTCTTTTTATTGATATTCCATTTAATCGCTTATATTCAACAACGCGATAGTCCAACATTGAAGCAAAAACTTTCTTGATACTTTTAGTCAGATCGACCCTTTTTACACCTAAAACAGTTTCATACATCCCGGCATAACTGATATCGTCGGAATCCTCCTCGGGCGAAGAGGATCTGACAGAAAAAATCGCATTCTCCGGCATTTCCATAAGCGCACTGTCTAATGTTCCAATCTGCTCATCGTTAAACTCAAACCCATAGGCCATAGTCTTCAGTTTCTCGCACAATGCTTTAGTCGGTCTTGTTGACAACACATCCCA
The window above is part of the Fusibacter sp. A1 genome. Proteins encoded here:
- a CDS encoding PEP/pyruvate-binding domain-containing protein translates to MCTAIGGKAKYLHETSLEGFDVPAGIVLSVEYFKHWNDLIDAAPLWDVLSTRPTKALCEKLKTMAYGFEFNDEQIGTLDSALMEMPENAIFSVRSSSPEEDSDDISYAGMYETVLGVKRVDLTKSIKKVFASMLDYRVVEYKRLNGISIKRPRIAIIIQVQIDSEISGIAFSINPQNNSYDEIVINASFGLGETIVSGRVTPDIYIIDKGKNSIAEKAVNDKSRMLRLDKDGGTREVESTKKNVQALTDEQIFMVAELAVNCEKFYGKPMDIEWAISGEKLYLLQARPITGYFKLFNEMLTEPGEKKYLYLDLIVLTQGFSTSLSVLGLDIWKQLMERSMSFTDGEGGILVNLHGRQYLNVSNMVKALGIKSTMGTMGNYDLPTRRIVESIDFKDEYLPEIRTKKMKKMLTDSLKTMLRAFPMILYGLITQEGVLKKYKEKSDEIFEYCKLHLNEEKTFDALVDEGMSAYGEMVKYAYAIMISVIFLPKKIDKLFRGMEVDDSTILLNMDLPGNPTGEMGKSMIKLASYDGIQRTKTKDEFLKLFNANNYSKGFYDDFENYVRKFGCRCYKEIDIAASRYYERPEVLFEQLKQIDIGDNAVVSVKDRRLEAYQKLLLIAQENGFEKKFIKYEKKYHEVMGYRELPKYIYVVITDMFRKRALVLEERFKKEGRLKENERIFDLTISQLSKAERDRELDLQALIEKNMETRKEVNDLEAWPSVVDSRGKIFRYVRKSEEGELIGDPISPGVVRGVANVLLDPYEKSIHKGEILVTRSTEPSWTPVFINASAIVLEIGGPLQHGAIIAREYGIPCVSGINDAVETIKNGDLIEVDGTRGSVKIIGKQEKA